The DNA segment CACCGTACCCAGGCCGGATATCTCATCGAACGTCACGATCGCCCTCCAACCTAGGGATTGTTATAAGCAGAAAGCCTGCAGCCACAGCCAGTACATCAAGGGCGGCCCCTGGGTTCCACCCACGGGTTCTCCAGAGGCGCTCTAACCATTCGACGGCATATTTAACTCCCCTCCTCTCGGATATTCGGAGCGCGGCCCCAGCCTCATCTCTAGCCCTCTTAAACGCTCTCCCCCCAAATTTTTGGTATATGAGTGTGTCGCCGTGGTCTGCCAGTAGTTTGAGGAGGGCCTCTAGCAGAGCCTCCTCTATGCTACGCCCCTCAATAACCTTGTCTAGAGAGCGTTTGTAAGCTTCAAGAGCTAAGGGGTAGCCTTCCGCCAGCTCCCTATGGACCATGTCCCACGAGTTGAGCTTCAGGAGGAGAGGGTATGGTGGTATGCCGCTCGTGTCTCCCGAAGTCACGTCGGGCAGCTTCCCCGCATACCTTCCAAGGTGTGAGGGTGCTAGGCGTCTTAGTATGGAGTAGTGAAGAAGGCTCTCCCTTCGGCCTGTACAGCAGTAGATTATCTCCCTTGCGACCCTCGCCAGCACCTCGGGCTCCCCACTGGCCGATAAGGCTGTCGCTACAGAGAGGGGGGCCATGAGCATGAATGTCCCGTAGGCTATATTCCCCTTAAAACGGGGGGCAACCTCCTTTAGATACCTCTCCTTTACGGAGGCTATTACGCCTGACGGCCCCCTCTCCTTAGCCTTTAGACACCCCCATGCTACTATGGTGGAAGAGAGGGATGCGTGGAGTATGAAATCGCCGAAGCTCTTACCACCTTCACTCACATAGGGGGTGACTCCCCCAGGCTTAGGATGTATGTAGGGCTCCAGCACTGCTCCGTAGCTGAGCGTTGTAGCTAGGCTACAGTCACCAGTCATCCCGGTTCAATCCACAGACTATACCTATTACTGCCCGGGGGGATAAGCTAGATCTGGGCGGCGGTCTCTATGGCTGAAGAAAAGGGGTGCAGTATTCTAGAGAGGCTTAGGGAGATAGCCCATATAGAGCTTGTGGGGGATGAGAAGGAGATAGTCTGCAGGGATATAGAGAGGATCGCAGACTATCTAGGCCAGGTTTCCAGCGCTCTAGAGGAGCTGGGCGTCGACCCAGAACCCCTGTACCACGTTTGGGAGACGCAGTCGAGGATTAGGGATGGTCTCGACAGGAAGAGGATGGTTAGTGTAGAAAGCTTCCTAGAACCCGGCAGGCTCGACGGCGAAGGAAGGGTTAGAGTACCCTGGAGGGAGGTTGGAGGGCGTTGAGGCGTATCCACACGGTTAAACAACTTCTAGAATCCTATCGTGCGGGCGACATTGACCCTGTGGAGCACGTATCCGAGGTTCTCGAGAGGCTGAGGAGGTGGGAGGGAGAGGTTAACGCCTTCATCTCGCTAGAGGCCGAGGAGGTACTCCTAAACGCTGCCGAGGAGTCTGCTAGGAGGTGGAAAAGGGGTGAGGCTAGAAGGCTGGAAGGAGTGGTTGTTGGTGTCAAGGACAACATATCGACAAGCTTCCTCCCCACAACAGCCGGGTCTCGCATGCTAGACGGCTACATACCCCCCTTCAACGCCACAGTGGTTGAGAGACTATTGAGTGAGGGTGCTATAATAATTGGCAAGACGAACCTGGACGAGTTCGCCATGGGGTCTACA comes from the Aeropyrum camini SY1 = JCM 12091 genome and includes:
- a CDS encoding triphosphoribosyl-dephospho-CoA synthase, with amino-acid sequence MTGDCSLATTLSYGAVLEPYIHPKPGGVTPYVSEGGKSFGDFILHASLSSTIVAWGCLKAKERGPSGVIASVKERYLKEVAPRFKGNIAYGTFMLMAPLSVATALSASGEPEVLARVAREIIYCCTGRRESLLHYSILRRLAPSHLGRYAGKLPDVTSGDTSGIPPYPLLLKLNSWDMVHRELAEGYPLALEAYKRSLDKVIEGRSIEEALLEALLKLLADHGDTLIYQKFGGRAFKRARDEAGAALRISERRGVKYAVEWLERLWRTRGWNPGAALDVLAVAAGFLLITIPRLEGDRDVR
- a CDS encoding Asp-tRNA(Asn)/Glu-tRNA(Gln) amidotransferase subunit GatC, with protein sequence MAEEKGCSILERLREIAHIELVGDEKEIVCRDIERIADYLGQVSSALEELGVDPEPLYHVWETQSRIRDGLDRKRMVSVESFLEPGRLDGEGRVRVPWREVGGR